The following are encoded in a window of Bacillus sp. SORGH_AS_0510 genomic DNA:
- a CDS encoding tRNA threonylcarbamoyladenosine dehydratase, whose translation MLHQFSRNELAIGKEGLDIMKNSTVAVLGIGGVGSFAAEALARSGVGRLVLIDKDDVDITNVNRQLIALLSTVGRPKVEIMQERIKDINPDCEVIALKMFYTEETYEDIFSYNLDFVVDASDTIMYKIHLMKECLKRNIPIISSMGAANKMDPTRFQIADISKTHTDPIAKVIRTKLRKERIHKGIPVVFSDESPIVVREDVVKVVGKENAPIRKAKMPPASNAFVPSAAGLIMASYVVRELLKDIKITRVSDEK comes from the coding sequence ATGCTGCATCAATTTTCCCGTAATGAGCTTGCCATTGGTAAAGAAGGCCTCGATATCATGAAAAATAGCACGGTTGCTGTTTTGGGAATCGGGGGTGTTGGTTCATTTGCTGCTGAAGCACTTGCTCGCTCTGGCGTTGGCCGTTTAGTTTTAATCGATAAGGATGATGTGGATATTACCAACGTTAATCGCCAGCTAATCGCTTTGCTGTCAACTGTCGGCAGACCTAAAGTAGAAATCATGCAGGAGCGTATTAAGGATATTAATCCCGATTGTGAAGTCATTGCCCTTAAAATGTTCTACACAGAGGAAACGTATGAAGATATTTTTAGCTACAACTTGGATTTTGTTGTAGATGCTTCTGATACGATTATGTATAAAATTCACTTAATGAAGGAATGCTTAAAACGAAATATTCCGATCATCTCAAGTATGGGTGCGGCCAATAAGATGGACCCAACGCGATTCCAAATTGCAGATATTTCCAAAACTCATACGGATCCAATCGCAAAGGTAATTCGTACGAAGCTTCGTAAGGAACGCATTCATAAAGGGATTCCAGTGGTATTTTCGGATGAAAGCCCAATTGTGGTTCGTGAGGATGTTGTTAAAGTGGTTGGTAAGGAAAATGCGCCGATTCGAAAGGCGAAAATGCCGCCTGCTTCCAATGCCTTCGTCCCATCCGCAGCCGGTCTCATCATGGCAAGCTATGTAGTACGTGAGTTATTGAAAGATATCAAAATTACACGTGTATCTGATGAAAAATAA
- a CDS encoding nuclease-related domain-containing protein, with protein MRTALSPKDQKYYLRLEKGYQGELMFDQHTSKLQNDLYFINDLCIDFNNTNFQIDTLTISQSIIFPFEVKN; from the coding sequence ATGAGAACAGCTTTGTCTCCAAAAGACCAAAAATACTATTTAAGACTTGAAAAAGGATATCAAGGAGAGTTGATGTTTGACCAACATACTAGTAAGCTACAAAATGATTTGTATTTTATAAACGATTTATGTATTGATTTTAATAATACGAATTTCCAAATTGATACGTTAACCATTTCTCAGAGTATAATTTTTCCTTTTGAAGTGAAAAATTGA
- a CDS encoding ABC transporter ATP-binding protein yields METIVELKDVTKVIKGRTIIDNISFKVIKGEVFGFLGPNGAGKTTTIRMIVGLMGITSGDIIIGGSSIKTDFENAVGHVGAIVENPEMYKFLTGYQNLVHYARMAKGITKEKIAETVELVGLSERIHDKVKTYSLGMRQRLGLAQCLLHDPEVLILDEPTNGLDPAGIREIRDYVRQLAREKNMAVIVSSHLLSEMEMMCDRIGIIQNGQLIDVQLVQEFVQSTETTYELEVVPSDHALLIVQEHYPSIRATRSRNGISVELSKEEIPKLVKAFVAEDIQVYGIKEVAKTLEDRFLEVTSEKEAVSRG; encoded by the coding sequence TTGGAAACAATCGTTGAATTAAAAGATGTAACCAAAGTAATTAAAGGAAGAACGATTATTGATAATATCAGCTTTAAAGTGATTAAAGGCGAAGTTTTCGGCTTCCTTGGCCCGAATGGTGCTGGGAAAACGACGACTATTCGGATGATTGTCGGCTTAATGGGGATCACTTCAGGAGATATCATCATCGGCGGTTCAAGCATCAAAACTGATTTTGAAAATGCCGTGGGACATGTAGGTGCCATCGTCGAAAATCCGGAAATGTATAAATTTTTAACTGGTTATCAAAATCTTGTCCACTATGCACGGATGGCAAAAGGGATTACCAAGGAAAAAATTGCTGAAACGGTAGAACTAGTTGGTTTATCGGAACGCATTCATGATAAGGTCAAAACCTATTCACTTGGTATGAGACAAAGATTAGGATTGGCTCAATGTCTTTTACATGATCCAGAGGTATTAATCCTGGATGAGCCTACGAATGGCTTAGATCCTGCAGGAATAAGAGAGATTCGGGACTATGTTCGTCAGTTGGCACGTGAAAAAAATATGGCAGTCATTGTTTCAAGCCACTTGCTATCTGAAATGGAAATGATGTGTGACCGAATTGGGATCATCCAAAACGGTCAGCTTATTGATGTTCAACTTGTTCAAGAGTTTGTCCAGAGCACAGAAACCACCTATGAGTTGGAAGTAGTGCCGAGTGATCATGCCCTGCTTATAGTACAAGAGCATTATCCAAGTATCCGGGCGACCCGCTCCAGAAATGGAATATCCGTAGAACTTTCTAAGGAAGAAATACCAAAGCTGGTCAAAGCTTTTGTCGCTGAAGACATACAGGTTTATGGCATTAAAGAAGTGGCTAAAACATTGGAAGATCGCTTCCTGGAAGTAACGTCTGAAAAGGAGGCGGTGTCTCGTGGGTAA